The genomic region CCGACGCGTAACGATACAATTCACTGCCGGCAGCACCTCCAGCTCCGATTGTTGCAGCTGCTGCTCCACCATCACTGCCATCCACCACACAGCCCACATCAATTCCACTCGCTTTGTCATTATTGCTGTTCGTGCTTTCGTGTGTGTATGTTGTCGCTAGTAGCTGCGTTGGTTCGTAATGATAATCCGCGCGGTCAATGGTCGCACAAGTACTGgtctgttgatgttgttgttgttgttgcagcggTTCAATAGGTGTGGCTGCGGGTAGTGATAATTTCTCGTTCattgagtttgaaattttgtcgtTACGTTTTTGTTCGCATTGTTTTTGTATTGGTTTATTGGTGTATTAGTTCGTTTCACGCGTTTTGCTTTCACTTTTCTTACGGAGGCAGCTGATTTTTTCCTACTGTTTTTCCAGCTCTTGTTAGTGAAATTTCAATTCATTGTGTCCTTCGATTTTTCCTGGCTCAGTTTTTCggtaacacatttttaaatttttttttctgctgctcatttttcttaacaactTCCCCTTGGGATTTACTTTTTCAGTGTTTTCAGTTGTTTCTTATTCACCGAATTTTTCGcacttattttttctatttttttttctattttttatgcaCATTCGCTGTGCTCATTTCATTGTAGCCCCTTCTGCGTTTCATTTTCTTTCCTTGATCAAAATATTTGTGGCCTTATTAAAGTGTCAAATCAAGTCAAATTTCAGTGCTATGAAATGAAGTAAACACGcacatttacaaatatttgggcTTTTGACGAAGCAACTGCGTATTTTAGGAGGttctttttgtataaaaataaattaagatttttCACATTAACTGtatctattaaaaatttattttataatataattagtGTCACTTAGTGGCCAAAATCGATCAACTTATAAAATAGCCCATTGTATTCAatgctctggaaagtaaaagggtagatagtcaaggaggaaagaaaAGGAGTAACAGAAAGAAAGAGATAGAGGATATAGATAGAGACAGCTAATCAGcagtggtcatatgctgaccccatttGTTGTGTCCTCTAATAACACCGACCATCACTCCAACGTGTTTACTTCCaagacagttttctgttcggctTGTCACAAGAATATGTCCTTTTATTACTTTATACTAAAAGTCAGGGATATGAAATTTCATAACTTAAATCTAAGCCCAATAAAAAAGGATTTTATCTTCAATCCATTTCTCCCTTTCTCTTGTAAAACCGTCACTTTTACCACAGCCTTCTTATTATAGTAAGGACTATGCATTGATATGAGACCTTTAActggctctcagtgaatttcacAGCATCAGCTGATTTTATGACGTCACTGAGGTTATGACATGACGATTTGTTTACGAAAAGACTGGGTTGTGTTAgtgataaacgaaaaaaatcaaatcaaccacTCATGTGGCTTCGTTGGCGCCTGAACAACAACTAATTGGACGAGTTTGTGAAAGCAAGCCGCATCTATTAAatgtggtatcggtaaatcagctggcTTTTTTTCGCCTTGCCCATATGGCTGccagcacagaataaaacaaagcgaattcattctttgatttctactttgccaatactttgccaTGACAATTCAAAGTAGTACATATGGTTGCTGGTCTAGTAACACTACCTTTAAGGAATAcgctttgtgtgaaattagCTGCTACCTAGTACCCGTGGCAGCTGAAATCATTCGCTCAATTTCGTTTATCCCCACAGCTGAAGGTCAAACCGAGTAGTATATCATCTTTGGTGATGTTTCACCAAAACTTCCTTCCTATCTCTCTTTTACTGCACTCATGTCCACTGATGCTTTCTTTTGGATTTATATTAAGTAATCTAAATTGACACCAGCGCCTTCTAACGTGCAAATAGTCATACTCTATACTTCTCTCATTTCCATATTTCCAGCAAAAATAAAGTCAAGGCAAAAAAAAGTGTTCCAAAGGCATAAATTCCATTTCTAATGGAAGGGCGGAACAATTTCGAAACTATTACTAGAGTACGAGCATGAGAGTCCTGGGCATGCTCCTATAAATTTGTATCACGTGTCTGAAAGTTTTCACAAGGCTGCCTCTATGTGTGCCCATTCTCGGTAACGAGTGTTGAATGGTGTTAATAGGTTCTCATGTTCCATATTGTGGTTCTGGGCACCACTGAAAGCGTAGGATTTTCGAAATTGGTAAGTGTTGGTTTAAATCCTGTGGCCAGTGTTGAGCGTTCAGAATTGAGGAATGGGAATATGCTTATAAGTAATTTAAAGCAACCAGAAGCTTTGACGCAGCGCAGTATGCAGCAGGACTAAGATATATGCTCAGCTTATTCAGCTGTTGAACTCGATTCACGATAACTTGAAATTCAATAACAGAAAATAAACTCTAGCAAActcaaagaaattaatttttttcgattttttccacTTCAATTCTCATTTGCTTTTACCCAAAAACCTTTTCCCTTAAACTttaattaacttattttttttttcgattttccgattttgctattttgttcattttaattatttccacaCTTTTTTTGATGAATTCCTGAATAtcactttatcttttttttcaaatttgcagcTCATTTTCACTGCTTATTGTGTTTGCTTTCGACTCTTTCTCACTTTGCCCGATTGCTCATtcatttcgttgtttttttccCCACACATATTGATTGGGTTTTCTCTCAAACTGTTGTTGTTTCTTGCTttctttttgttgctgttgctgttcatcatatgttttttgaaagcttgcagaaaatatttaatttagtacGATTTCGTGGCATGTGCtctttttgttgtagttgttttggCTTGCCATTTTGTtggtggttggttggttggcgcGGTTTTCGATTTTACTCGCTTTTGTTCGCTACATTGTCCTGAAAAACCTGAAAAAAGCAAGCAAATGTGTGAGTGGATGAATAGAAATGCACGTAGGGGTTTAGGTGTTTgtgtattatgtatgtataggtgcaTAAATGTTGTATGTATGTTACTGTATGGATGTATTGGATACAAAACATGGCCTTCATACGGCCTTTGATTGATGTGCTCACGCCAAAAAGCACTGCTACATATGACTGCTGCTGCATGTTAAAGTAAATATAGGTGcgcattatattttataatcaaaaagaaacaaacgaaAATAGGCTCTCGCACTTAACGgaatttttgcatttatcaaatattagaacaaaaattattatattaattttaataaaaacaatttggtACTAaatttgtttcagtttttcctTTTCCAAGAGAAAAATTTAGATATAATTGTATTGAAAAGATATGGCCGGTgatctgtaatttttttatgtgaatcatataaaaaatgaaaaatgtacaatatttataaaatgccGAAAGAGTGTAAATCGTCTGATGAGAATCCTGGTGTGGCAGGTGAAATCGCTTTCTACAAAAAGGAAGGCAATGCGTTTCAACGCCAGCTAGATAATCTCAATAGCTTCCTTACGAACGAGCAGCTAAAAAACTTAGATGAGGCCGAACTTTCTGCGCGACTTAAACATGCTGAGCGTTTGCAGGCAAACTTCGAAAATGCACGATCAACACTTAGGCGATTGGACCGCAaggaatttgagtctgatgctGACGAAATTTTCTCCAAAGTGTATATTGAGGTAGAGGCAAAAATTAATCGTTGGCTGAATACAAAACATAAGTCATCTGGCGCGCACTCTTCAACACTACGACAATTCTCTTGGGACGACATTACGCCGCAGCAGTTACAACGACGATCCAGGCTACCTGAGCTTAAAATTCCAGTTTTTAGTGGCTCCTATCTCGACTGGCCATCGTTTTTCAGCACGTTTACTTCAGCAATAGACAAAGACGTGGAGATgtccaaattagaaaaaatgcagTACTTGATCACCAGTCTCAGTGATGCAGCTTTAGACACTGTGCGCTCACTCGAGCCCAGTGAAGAGAATTATGACAAAGCTTTAGATTTATTAAAAGTACGTTTTGATAATAAATTACTTCATTTCCAGGCACACATAAAGGCAATTTTCAGGCTACAAGGTATGGAAATGGGCGCATCAGATGGGTTACGAAAATTAAGCGATCAAGTAAATGCACATCTTCGAGCGCTGCAAACTTTAGCAACTACTGAAGATATATATAATGGCTTACTCATTCACCTCATCACAAGCAAACTGGATCGACAAACGCACGAAAAATGGGAAGAGAACTTATCTGCACACAAATTACCTACATGGACTGATATGTCAACGTTTTTGGAAAGAAGATGCCGCATGATGGAGAATTTGGAAAACGCTATGGTCATACAGGCACCTAGCAAACAGgtgaaaaatattgtatctcAAGCAAAATCAAAAGCAAGCGTACTCGTTACTGTAGGTGGTGGCAAGCCCACTCCACTCTGTATTTTTTGTGATTCCAAAGAGCATTTCATTACTGGTTGCACTTCGTTTTTGAATCTTTCTCCAAATTTGCGTTATAGGGAagcaaaaaaattccatttgtgcTTAAATTGCCTACGCAAGGGTCACACTATCAAGCAATGCAAATCTGGCAATTGCAGGTATTGCCAAGCAAAACATAACACTTTACTGCATTTAAATGGCAAGCAAGATAGTGTACCAAAACCAATTGTGGCATCGCCTGTAACAAATAGCCAGGTTACAACATCGCAATCAGCCCTATTAACATCATTAGTTGCAAGTCCCAAACCTTTAGCCTCGGAAAATGTGTCTAACAATAGTGTGCTGTTAGCAACGGCCatcattttagtaaaaaatcgtGCTGGTACATTAATTCCCTGTCGCGCTATTTTAGACTCTGCGTctcaattaaatttcattacatCCCGGTTAGCAAATCAACTTCAACTTCGGTCTGATCATTCACCAGTTTCAGTATCTGGCATTGGAGAATCGAGTCTCAATGCAGACAGATGCGTCGACATATTTGCCCAAGCGCAAGATGGTCGGTTTTCGACATCGTTCACAGCTTTAATAACACAAAGAATAACAGAATATCAGCCGAATTTTGATATCAGCATTGAGGGGTGGAACATACCAAACAACATTAGCTTAGCTGATCCGTCATTCTTTAAAGCAAATCGCATTGATGTGCGGATCGGTGCGGAATTATTCTACGACTTGATTTGCATTGGACAATTTAGAATTGCTGATCACCTACCAACACTGCAAAAAACTAAGTTGGGCTGGGTGGTTTCTGGAGGCGTATCACATATCagtaataaattaataactCTTTCGGCATTTAGAAAATTAACACCGCCACATGATAGTATTGACACACTTTCAAACATTGTTAAACGCTTTTGGGAGGTCGAAAATGGACAAACCAGTTTACTACTTACCGCATCACTGCGTTAAAAAGCAAGACAGTACCACTACAAAACTGCGCGTGGTTTTTGATGGGTCCGCTAAAACTACTTCAGGGTATTCGTTAAACGATTTGTTGCTACCAAGACCAATCATTCAGCCAAAACTTTTTAATATCTTGCTTCGCTTTAGACTTTTCAAAGTTGCACTACTTGGCgacatatgtaaaatgtatcgCTGCATTAAAATGAGTAGCCCTGATGACCAGTTGCAGTGCATTCTTTGGCGCGATGACCCATCTGAGCAAATCAAGACATACAAGTTAAACACGGTCACATATGGAACGAGGCCTGCTGCTTTCCTAGCTATTCGAGCTATGCATCAGCTTACATTTGATGAAGAGGAATCATTTCCAGTCGGCGCTAAAATCGTTCGAAGAGATTTTTACGTGGATGATTTCATATCTGGTGGCGATTCAATCGAGGAGGTCATACAAATGAAGCAAGAGATCAGACAGCTATTTCTACGAGGAGGCTTTCCAATTCGAAAATGGTGTTCTAATGAAGTTGATGTTTTGAAAGATGAAGACGAAAGTAATTGcgaaaaattcataaagtttCATGATGGTACAGATGTGACAAAGGCACTTGGCCTTGTGTGGGAACGTATCTCAGACAACTTTCTATTCAGTTTCACACCAATCTTGAATTCGCAGAAAATAACAAAGCGATCTATTCTTTCAGTCATAGCGCGGTTCTACATCCACTTGGCTTAATATGCCCAGTTATCACAAAGCTGAAGATCTTCATGCAAGCCTTATGGAAGGAAAAACTGGTTTGGGACGAAAGCCTGCCGCAATCGCTACAGTCCATTTGGTTGGACTTGTGTGGTCAACTTTCATTCGTTAGCAATCTTCATTTTCCACGATACGTGCTTGCACTGCAAGCCCGCGTTCAAATTCATGCCTTTTGTGATGCCAGTTTATCCGCTTATGGTGCTTGT from Anastrepha obliqua isolate idAnaObli1 chromosome 2, idAnaObli1_1.0, whole genome shotgun sequence harbors:
- the LOC129238393 gene encoding uncharacterized protein LOC129238393, coding for MPKECKSSDENPGVAGEIAFYKKEGNAFQRQLDNLNSFLTNEQLKNLDEAELSARLKHAERLQANFENARSTLRRLDRKEFESDADEIFSKVYIEVEAKINRWLNTKHKSSGAHSSTLRQFSWDDITPQQLQRRSRLPELKIPVFSGSYLDWPSFFSTFTSAIDKDVEMSKLEKMQYLITSLSDAALDTVRSLEPSEENYDKALDLLKVRFDNKLLHFQAHIKAIFRLQGMEMGASDGLRKLSDQVNAHLRALQTLATTEDIYNGLLIHLITSKLDRQTHEKWEENLSAHKLPTWTDMSTFLERRCRMMENLENAMVIQAPSKQVKNIVSQAKSKASVLVTVGGGKPTPLCIFCDSKEHFITGCTSFLNLSPNLRYREAKKFHLCLNCLRKGHTIKQCKSGNCRYCQAKHNTLLHLNGKQDSVPKPIVASPVTNSQVTTSQSALLTSLVASPKPLASENVSNNSVLLATAIILVKNRAGTLIPCRAILDSASQLNFITSRLANQLQLRSDHSPVSVSGIGESSLNADRCVDIFAQAQDGRFSTSFTALITQRITEYQPNFDISIEGWNIPNNISLADPSFFKANRIDVRIGAELFYDLICIGQFRIADHLPTLQKTKLGWVVSGGVSHISNKLITLSAFRKLTPPHDSIDTLSNIVKRFWEVENGQTSLLLTASLR